One segment of Streptomyces sp. NBC_00576 DNA contains the following:
- a CDS encoding DUF397 domain-containing protein, whose product MTQALNWQKSTFSGGAEGNACVEIADLRIRVAVRDSKDPAHGSLTFPPRAFAAFVKTLKADTSHTAT is encoded by the coding sequence CAGGCCCTGAACTGGCAGAAGTCCACCTTCTCCGGCGGCGCGGAGGGCAACGCCTGCGTGGAGATAGCGGACCTGCGCATCCGAGTCGCGGTACGCGACTCCAAAGACCCGGCCCACGGCTCACTCACCTTCCCGCCCCGAGCCTTCGCCGCGTTCGTCAAGACACTCAAGGCCGACACTTCACACACGGCCACCTGA